In Danio aesculapii chromosome 8, fDanAes4.1, whole genome shotgun sequence, the genomic stretch ACACTAACATGATGAACCGAACACACTCTCAGGTAAAAATGCAGACACTGGAccagttaaagtcagatttaaccagataaaatatcaaattaatgattattttggAGAAATTATGTGTATGTTTACAAGACCTACTTATAAATGTATCCAATGTGTTACTTGCCGTTTCTTTGTAATTGTCAAattgacaactgttttattttgatgttcctgAATTGATTATTTGCTTTTAAACAAGAACTAATTTGCAAATCGGGATGCTAAAGTCCAGTGCTGCCTCACGCTGAGGTGTAAATACTAGTTGGTAAGTTTCACCTTGAGTGTTACCCAGCAGTGACATGATGTTTACATGCTGATATCATTGATCGCTCCCTGTTACTTCTTTCGTCACCCTCAAGTGGCGTCCCCTGCTGGTCAGACTCAGGTTGGTTGCGACTGCTCTCATTCGGCCGGAGGGCGGGACGTCACTGTCAGGTCTCCTTGATGTGGTTGTCCTGCTCCTTCAGGCCCTGTCAGGGTCAGGAGGCCAGGATAGAGGCTCCTCACAGTTGTCAGAGACCTGCCACGCGCCCATTGCCCTCTCCGTCGACGAGCTGTCGTCAGTTGTCAGCATCCAGCTGGCCACAGGGGAATCTGCCCCCTGCTGTCAGCTGTACTGCACTTTTCACCTGCTGTGCTTCGCTCAAGGCCGTTTCATCATTGGTGGTTCAACAGCCACCTGACCAAAGTCAACCTGGGACAGGACCTGCTGGTCCACATCAACCTGTTGTTGGCCttggtggtgatggtggtggtgggGATGATGGTGGCCATGTCTGTGCCTCTCTGCCTCTCCTTGATGCTCGTGATGACCATGTCCATGATGACCATGATCTTGACGAGGTTCTTCCTCAACTGGTTTATTCACTTCTTCCGTGGCTTTCTTACAGTCTTCAAGTTGCGCTGAACTCTGTAATAAGACGACAAAAATTGAACGTTGAAAGTACAGCATGCACTTTCAGAATGTTTCGTTGTCTGTGCCTTtttgttatataaaaaataataataaattatttcttaaacTTTTCTAAGTGCTGTGACACACCAGAGTGGGTTTCACACTAGGTAGAACTCATAAAACTAATCAGTAAGCCTGGTTCCTCAAGAACTAATTTCCCTGAGACCATTTTTTCTGGTTGCATTCTTACCACCAGCATGAACTCCGTAGAAGCACTGGGGACAGCTGTGGCAGTTACATGCTTAGTTGGAGACTTGGACTACTCTGGTTGGAGGTTAGTATGTAGTATGGAGCAAATTAAGGCTCAAAGGGGGCTGAGGGGTCACCTCAGGTCAGTCAGAGGCTGAAGCCAGTTGCTGTCTGGCATGATGGAGCAGGGAGAGTGAGGGAACACGTTGGCCATCATTAGGAGATGGGGGAATGAAAGATTCTCCAATGCTGTCACACCCCGAGTGGGGATATTTCAGCCAGTTGAGGATCAGGCAACAGTGTGAGATTGATTTCCCTCATCCTTCCATCTCTTTTTTCTCACCTCACTATATATTTTCTGTATTGTTTATAGTGTGTATTTATATTCAACAAATTCCTCCTTCGTTCAACTATGAACTTTTTTATAATGATACATTtaattgtttgctttttgttaTCTTTAATTAAGTTTATTCTGTGTTTGAAATGATTGACACAAAATAGTCTTGTTGTAGCATGGCGACATCGTGTGGTCAACGTGACATTATTGACTGGAACTCAACCTCATCTCAAACGAGCCACTTCCTTACCGCCTTCTTTTCCTTATATGGTGTGGAGTGTACTCAATGACCTGCGCATGCGCAAACGAGAAGACGTTCTCGTGTGCATCAGATAATTCGcaaattatattcttttattgTACCTTTGTGCTTTTGCGGTCTTGACAGCTACCTAATAGTGAGTACCACCAGTGAGTAAATGAAACTAATcgcattattatttcatatagCTTCTACAAAGCAGCTTAAATTCTTAGTTTAGGTTAAAACACTGCAATATCTctttttgtgaaattaaaatgttttgatattattttttatgcaccacagtaattaaaaacatttaatacttgaatatattttttaaaaaataaaccgcTAATATGTGGAGCATCACAAAAACAACCGTTAGCTTTTAACATTACATATAGGTGATGGTTACCTCCAGGCTGCACTCTCCACAAATACGATCACAGTAGGTATGTTTTATAGCCTCCTCCACATGTGGGTGGCTCAGGATGGTGTAGGGAAGTGACAGATGGTAAGTGAGTCGGCCACACCTGGTAGACAAAGATATTTAGTGGCATATTGATAAAGTTATACATTCATGTTGGGTGAATTCAACTGGATAAGCCAAACCTGTCATAGACCAAAATGTCATCCTTCTCAGCATTTACTGCCTGCCAGACGTCCGGCTGGCTGAGATCTTGGGCATAGAGGGTGATGTTCAACAGCCTTTCTTGAAGCAGGTGGTGCAACCGCTGGGACCTTTCCTCACGGTTGTTTACCACCATGTAGGCTATATTTGGATAACCCTGGTTCTCCAGCTTCAGGAGCAAGTCATTAAGCCTTGAAGAAGAACATTCAACAAGCGAGATTAGATCAATACGCCTTGTGTAAACGGTACAGAGAGTTTAAGAATGTAGGGTTTGAACCTTATTAAAGTTTGAATATCAATTTAAATGTCTGCACTGACTTTGATGCTTGCTCCAGACAGAACAATCAGCTGGCCTGGAGGTAAGCCACTACTGTCACTTGTCCAAGAGCGTTCTTCATGGGCTCCACATCCCCAACCTTCCACTCGGGAGGAAGTTTACAGCGGGCTCCTTCTGTTTCGCTCTCTGCACTGCAGCCCACCAGCAGGCAGAGAGCCAAGGTAAGGCTGAGTGCCTTCCACATGACTCCAAACAACGGACCCACTAACCTAAACACAAAGATCAACTGTTTAGAcctcaaaaaacaacattatttaatttttttcagagcAGACAGGCGCAGACaggtggtggcgcagtgggtagcacgttgggaaggtcgctggtttgagcctcggctgggtcagttggcgtttctgtgtggagtttgcatgttctccctgtgttcgcgtgggattcttccgggtgctccggtttcacacaagtccaaagacatgcggtacaggtgaattggttgagctaaattgtccatgtgtgtgaatgagtgtgtatggatgtttcccagtgatgggttgcagctggaagggcatccgctacgtaaaacatatgctggataagttggcggttgattccgctgtggcgaccccagattaataaaggactaagctgaaaagaaatgaatgaatgaattatgtaatgtttcttattgtcatgttttagatatattaattagcatatttaatgactgatttacattttattgccatttatcattttattttttcacagtatttcctataatattttttttattctgaagaaagtcttagtTACAGTTTTTTCAACaaatattaaggtcaaaattataagctcccttaagttttttaaagaaattataagCCCTCTCAAAAAAATTGTCTGggctttactatttaaaatgagctgaaacaacacaattcttgagatgtcattgggacaacttaatttgtttatgttcaatccacataaatttgttaaatctgtaagttaacttaatcgatttgtgttgggacaacgtgaataaattgtgtggaactgtGCTCCTGtaagtttttctcttttttttcctccaaacatttcccaagtgatgtttaatggagtaAGGACAATATTTCCTAtactattttttacaattttaaaacaaatattaaggtcaaattattagcccccttaatttttttttaatggtatgatatataatgaaaaaaaactgtttcaAGTGACTTGCGATGCCTAATTAATGTAACGTTCCTAGTAACCTAGTAACATTAAGCctttaaaattgcactttaagctgaattctggTATCTTACAGCACaactagaaaaatattatatactgtctttatgacaaagacaaaagaaattggctattagaaattaaactattatgcttaaatatggtttgaaataatcttctcttttttaaacagcacttaggaaatatttaaaaaaataaaaattttacagaaaatatttttttatttaataacatttgtattttattttcttaaattaaacTGATATAGAATacttatataattaaaatagatATGCAGCTGTGCACTATAATCGTTTGTTTATCTAATCGTATCCTTTCTATATTAGCGATATAACGTTCATGTACATGACTGTTAGACTAATAAATACCTGTAATTATGGTAATTAACCCAAATGTGCTTATCAAAATCAATGAAAGCGAGACTGGGTCAAGATCCATAGTCCACCAGGTAATGTAAATTTACAACAGGAGTTATCAGAGCCACACTGCTGCAGATAATGCATTCAAACCTACGTAATTACCTAACTATAGTACATATGATTATAGATAATGCATTAACACCCACACAGAAGCATTTTAAAACATCAAGCATCGAAAcagaaaactatatattttaataaagcataacTAGATGATCTTACAATAAATctgaaaacaagaaaaataaaacacttaagaTTGGAGCACAACTTCACTATTAACTTAAAGTTCTACATGTACTGCTTACTATAATTACTGTTTAGAAAAGGTAATAGTTGTTGTAATTAAGGATTTAGAATATGATCATGCAGAAAAACTGTTCTAATATGCACATTATTAGCAATATTTAGGTAATATGCAAGTGATGTGCTAGGTAGTTATTAATGAATGTGTTTTACTGATGTTTTACCAATGTGTCATAGCTGTAAAGTACACTTACTTGTTTTCTTTGAGGGTCTTCAGCGATACTTTCAGAGCTGGTTCTTGACAAAAACAACTCTCCTCTCACATGGCTCCTCCTATTTATACTCCTCTTGTTTTTCCTGACTAAAAGCGGGGCAAAGGTCCCTCTGTCCTTGTTTCGAAAACTTTAATAACTCACGTATTCAACACAGAAGTTACACGCATCAGCATATATCAGTAACTTCCGTAATGTGTTTTAAATGGAAAAGTTAAAGCTTTGAGCTGGAAAAAAGCTGAAAGTTTAAGTGGATTAGTTATGTATCGCTGCCAaagtctgcttttattttattttatttaacttgtatttaattttcCACCTTTTTAATTTCTTGTCTGTGTCTTTTATATGGAAAAGTAATATTAACAgcaaaaatatagttttgtttttaccaaAGGTCCCCAGGCAGCAAACGGTTAAATTTCACTGCATTCCAGACTTCTGTTTCCCCAGAGAActgaaaagggggggggggggggggggggttagggtGCAACATTGAAAAGAAATTACAAGCAATTAAGTATGAAAGGGCTGTGTACGTGGTTATTAAAGCATTAACTTTAATAATCATTGATTaatgtgcatgtatttgcatGCTCCTTTTAACgtcctttatttttgtttgtgcagCAGTGCACAGCTGTTTCAGAGTCAGCACTTTTTTCCTGCTGAGATCAAACTTTGAAGCTTCCTGTCTCTGTGCTGAACTTTCATAAACACcctgtttttacatttctgtaagaCGGAACAATGATAGATAAAACATATTGGCCTTGGACACAGTGTTGAAAACTTACATGAacattccaaaaaaaaacatcacattgtCTGTGTCCTTGTATCTGAGTTGTTTTCTGATTTATCAATTAGTTAATTTACATAATCAAGTCTCATGACCTGGAGGACGTTTTGACCTCCTAGAGATGTACTTTAGATACAGTTAACACCCATTACTGATTACTGCAAGCTAATGGTTAACTTTAAAGTATTATGAAATAActcaatgaaataaaatgaatcttataatgtaatgtatgtCCTTAAAAACAATAAACTAAGCTCAGCTAGTTCAGCTGCTTTGGTGTAAATTTAAGAAGGTGCtaaaatgttcctcagagatttagtctatattgacatgacaaCATCATGTATAGGTTGCTGTAGATTTAacgactgcacatccatggttGGAATCTCCAGGTTCAGCACATCTCAGAGGTCTGATGAaagatctggtgactatggaggtcATTTGAGTTTAGCGAACTCACTCTCATCTTCAAAAACCAGGCTGAGAAGATTGGATATTTGTGACATCATATTATCCAGCTAGAATTATGCACCATCCATGatagtggtcataaagggatggacatgatcaacAACAATGCTCAAATGATTGGCATCCAAAGCGTGTCAAGAAAATATCTTTCACAATCATTCCACCACCCGTCTGTACTGTTAGTAGAGAAGAATGGAACCATGTTTCATGTTAAATGCGCTAAAAtctaaccctaccatctgaatgtcacaatACTCATCAGTTTCTTTCCACAAGCTGTTAGAACCCTCAACTACAATCACCTTACCTACCTTGAAATATTATCTAGAGTCCCAGCTCCTGAAACCCCCACCACACCACAcaaaaacctcaaaacattatgcaattctaagtgtgcctcacacaggtgagtgagcttgacaaaccacctgtagaaaacactctttcaACTTTCTGACATTTTGACAGACacttacaacagtttgcatatttaCCCcaacactttcttacaatcactccacatCTCTTGAAAagcattgtgcatttctgagagtgcttcacacaggtgagtgggtttgacaaactgTAGAAACACTTATGCACTAGCCACTTTACTTAAAGGGCTATGAAACCCTCTTTGGTTCAAGTCAAgaatttctttcaaaattctCTCAGATGGGCGTGGCTGGCAGGGGGGAGTGAACAACTGTTgacagttggctcacaaaatgagacacaaaccataaggagacccatgattttttagtttacaaagttaaaatgcaaagaaataaacagtaagtaatttaatgccctgctacattgttatgcgtaatttcatatacacttaaccacaatttgttttatcattataaaggtaatcgtgtttatataaacactataaatgaggaggatttCTCTCTTCCTgaatccccaggtctgaatgcagacacaagTGGATAGCactagcagtgcagcaggtctcttggcctgtctatttcaaccattagccatgctggtaatctggaggattttaaacatagacgAACACAGCAcacagatataggcgatgtgtctgaatggtaacaaactcaactgattaaAGACAAGTCCGCATTCTCCAATCTCATACAGCTCTCTctacaaaaatgcttgctgcagaccaacagctttgctgtatcggccctgacaccATCGCGGCGAAAACCATGCAACAAACCCATACGACTCATGCTATGTGTGGACGCGGTGTCACCCGTTCACTGGGTCTCACAGTTTGGCAGCTCTGCCTTACCTTCGGAAGGCATGTGCTCTCGGAACTATTTAAGAAGCAcagtcttctcataggataagaaaacttcgctataaataataatgaaaccgACATgccatcactccactagcagattcacaCTACAGCACTGATTTTAAACCagaaagatgaaattagctgataaATGCTCAAAATTACCTAGCTcttcccacaattaaagctaacaggtgctaacgtt encodes the following:
- the selenop gene encoding LOW QUALITY PROTEIN: selenoprotein Pa (The sequence of the model RefSeq protein was modified relative to this genomic sequence to represent the inferred CDS: inserted 1 base in 1 codon; deleted 2 bases in 1 codon; substituted 1 base at 1 genomic stop codon), with product MWKALSLTLALCLLVGCSAESETEGARCKLPPEWKVGDVEPMKNALGQVTVVAYLQASULFCLEQASKLNDLLLKLENQGYPNIAYMVVNNREERSQRLHHLLQERLLNITLYAQDLSQPDVWQAVNAEKDDILVYDRCGRLTYHLSLPYTILSHPHVEEAIKHTYCDRICGECSLESSAQLEDCKKATEEVNKPVEEEPRQDHGHHGHGHHEHQGEAERHRHGHHHPHHHHHHQGQQQVDVDQQVLSQVDFGQVAVEPPMMKRPUAKHSRUKVQYSUQQGADSPVASDADNURQLVDGEGNGRVAGLUQLXGASILASUPUQGLKEQDNHIKETUQURPXPPAEUEQSQPTUVUPAGDATUGURKK